Proteins found in one Microbacterium sp. LWS13-1.2 genomic segment:
- a CDS encoding HAMP domain-containing sensor histidine kinase, whose protein sequence is MDSLARTDAAGPLMDLSANEGNLEAEPITNAPPTDYFVAVYEPTHGKLLETAGGRGGPEPAFPSAFPLDVAQSQELRIATLSSEDGDTEFRATVTVQELANTGLLYTQMVAVPLATVNRTIASYIGIYSILAILILVGGAVATRYLVTLTFRSLGQVESTADAIAAGDFSLRMTDIEPTTTEVGRLKTAINAMLDRVDAAITQRDATVRQMRRFIGDASHELRTPLVTVRGYAELYRMGAVRGDEDVAQSMERIEKEAIRMGLLVEDLLALARLDERRDVVIGPVDLRPVARDAALDVRAASPARPVTVIDTTVEHPARPVEEEAAGVADEKRRTGSTSAISRAGATLSLLRRRPKPVPATGAAASALPPLLPDADGTAPADGLPPIVLGDENRIRQVVTNLLGNARRFTADDSPIELRVGTDARSRMGWIEIVDHGEGVPDQIKDKIFQRFWRADTSRTRETGGSGLGLSIVASIVEALHGSVDVVDTPGGGATFRVAFPLADARAAAEHLDVLTQPMPRLADASE, encoded by the coding sequence GTGGACTCGCTCGCCCGCACGGATGCGGCAGGCCCACTGATGGATCTGAGCGCCAACGAGGGGAATCTCGAGGCCGAGCCGATCACGAACGCGCCGCCGACGGATTATTTCGTCGCGGTCTACGAACCGACCCACGGCAAGCTGCTCGAGACCGCGGGAGGGCGAGGCGGCCCGGAGCCGGCGTTCCCTTCGGCGTTCCCCCTGGACGTCGCGCAGTCGCAGGAGCTGCGGATCGCGACGCTATCCTCCGAGGACGGCGACACGGAATTCCGCGCAACCGTCACGGTGCAGGAACTGGCCAACACAGGACTGCTCTACACGCAGATGGTCGCCGTCCCCCTCGCCACCGTGAACCGCACGATCGCCTCGTACATCGGCATCTACAGCATCCTCGCCATTCTGATCCTCGTGGGCGGGGCGGTGGCCACCCGCTACCTCGTCACCCTCACCTTCCGCAGCCTCGGCCAGGTCGAATCGACGGCCGACGCGATCGCCGCGGGCGATTTCAGCCTGCGCATGACCGACATCGAGCCCACGACGACCGAGGTCGGGCGCCTCAAGACCGCCATCAACGCGATGCTCGACCGCGTCGACGCCGCCATCACGCAGCGCGATGCGACCGTGCGGCAGATGCGTCGGTTCATCGGCGACGCCAGCCATGAGCTGCGCACCCCGCTGGTGACCGTGCGCGGCTATGCCGAGCTGTACCGCATGGGAGCCGTGCGCGGCGACGAGGACGTCGCGCAGTCCATGGAGCGCATCGAGAAGGAGGCGATCCGCATGGGGCTGCTGGTCGAGGACCTGCTTGCCCTCGCGCGCCTCGACGAGCGCCGCGACGTCGTCATCGGTCCGGTCGACCTGCGCCCCGTCGCCCGCGATGCCGCACTCGACGTCCGTGCGGCCTCCCCCGCACGCCCGGTCACCGTCATCGACACCACGGTCGAGCATCCTGCGCGGCCGGTCGAGGAGGAAGCGGCAGGCGTCGCCGACGAGAAGCGGCGCACCGGAAGCACTTCGGCGATCTCCCGGGCCGGCGCGACGCTGTCGCTGCTGCGACGGCGTCCGAAGCCCGTGCCGGCGACCGGAGCGGCGGCATCCGCCCTGCCCCCGCTGCTGCCGGATGCCGACGGCACCGCCCCTGCGGACGGGCTTCCGCCCATCGTGCTCGGGGACGAGAACCGGATCCGCCAGGTCGTGACGAACCTCCTCGGCAACGCGCGACGGTTCACCGCCGACGACTCGCCCATCGAGCTGCGCGTCGGGACGGACGCGCGCTCCCGCATGGGCTGGATCGAGATCGTCGACCACGGCGAGGGCGTGCCGGATCAGATCAAGGACAAGATCTTCCAGCGCTTCTGGCGGGCCGACACGTCGCGAACGCGTGAGACGGGCGGCTCCGGGCTCGGTCTGTCTATCGTGGCATCGATCGTGGAGGCGCTGCACGGCTCGGTCGACGTCGTCGACACCCCAGGCGGCGGCGCGACGTTCCGCGTCGCGTTCCCGCTGGCCGACGCCCGCGCCGCTGCGGAGCACCTCGACGTCCTGACCCAGCCGATGCCGCGCCTGGCCGACGCGTCGGAGTGA
- a CDS encoding WXG100 family type VII secretion target: protein MAVFTVDSDSILTSTATVRGTIDRLQAESNAMLSQLTQLQSSWTGSASAAFAGVVEQWRATQRQVEESLASINASLAAAGRQYADTELATTSLFR, encoded by the coding sequence ATGGCCGTCTTCACCGTCGACAGCGACAGCATCCTCACCTCGACCGCCACGGTGCGCGGCACGATCGACCGGCTGCAGGCGGAGTCGAACGCGATGCTCTCACAGCTGACCCAGCTGCAGTCCTCGTGGACCGGCTCTGCCTCTGCGGCATTCGCGGGTGTCGTCGAGCAGTGGCGCGCCACGCAGCGCCAGGTCGAGGAGTCCCTCGCCAGCATCAACGCGTCGCTCGCCGCCGCCGGCCGCCAGTACGCCGACACCGAACTGGCGACGACGAGCCTGTTCCGCTGA
- a CDS encoding LytR C-terminal domain-containing protein, which yields MPTTSFPRDRFDDVPETDRVGAHRAENPRMRGWVVLLWAALATVVLIVIGIFGTLLASGRIELVPTPTPTVAPLPEVTPVVDVNYDVMILNATPEQGLATQMKDVVVGAGWADEKVTAGEAGSQDFPTTTVFYVDPADEAAAAGLAGVIGGAEIEQSEAYPATSPDVPQLTVVIGLDRTAAGQTPAPTP from the coding sequence GTGCCGACCACCAGTTTCCCTCGGGATCGTTTCGACGATGTGCCGGAGACGGACCGCGTGGGCGCCCACCGGGCGGAGAACCCGCGGATGCGCGGCTGGGTCGTGCTGCTGTGGGCGGCGCTGGCCACCGTCGTGCTCATCGTCATCGGGATCTTCGGGACGCTGCTGGCGTCCGGCCGCATCGAGCTCGTGCCGACGCCGACTCCCACGGTGGCGCCCCTCCCCGAGGTCACGCCGGTCGTCGACGTGAACTACGACGTCATGATCCTCAACGCGACTCCCGAGCAGGGACTGGCCACGCAGATGAAGGACGTCGTCGTCGGCGCCGGATGGGCCGACGAGAAGGTGACGGCGGGTGAAGCGGGCTCGCAGGACTTCCCGACGACCACCGTCTTCTACGTGGATCCTGCCGACGAAGCGGCTGCGGCCGGCCTCGCCGGCGTCATCGGCGGCGCGGAGATCGAGCAGAGCGAGGCCTATCCGGCCACCTCGCCCGATGTCCCTCAGCTGACGGTCGTGATCGGCCTAGACCGCACCGCCGCGGGGCAGACGCCCGCACCCACTCCCTGA
- the bcp gene encoding thioredoxin-dependent thiol peroxidase, with protein MADDIRLHEGDRNPGFALPDSTGAVVRPEDFAGRRLIVYFYPAAFTPGCTTEACDFRDNLASLQAAGVAVVGISPDPVERLAEWANAEQLEFPLLSDEDHAVAEAWGAWGAKVVGGEERVGLIRSTFVLAADGTVESAEYRVDPQGHVDRLRAQLAA; from the coding sequence ATGGCCGACGACATCCGCCTGCACGAAGGCGACCGGAACCCCGGCTTCGCCCTTCCCGACTCCACCGGCGCCGTCGTGCGCCCGGAGGACTTCGCCGGGCGCCGCCTGATCGTGTACTTCTACCCGGCCGCGTTCACACCCGGCTGTACGACCGAGGCCTGCGACTTCCGCGACAACCTCGCCTCGCTCCAGGCCGCCGGCGTGGCCGTCGTCGGCATCTCGCCCGACCCGGTCGAGCGGCTCGCGGAGTGGGCGAACGCCGAGCAGCTGGAGTTCCCGCTGCTCTCGGACGAGGACCACGCGGTCGCCGAGGCGTGGGGCGCCTGGGGCGCCAAGGTCGTGGGCGGCGAGGAGCGCGTGGGTCTCATCCGCTCGACCTTCGTGCTGGCCGCCGACGGCACGGTGGAGTCCGCCGAGTACCGCGTCGACCCGCAGGGCCACGTCGACCGCCTCCGGGCACAGCTCGCCGCCTGA
- a CDS encoding cold-shock protein has protein sequence MTQGTVKWFNAEKGFGFITVADGQDVFVHYSNIDMSGFRVLEEGQTVEFTVGSGQKGPQAESVRVV, from the coding sequence ATGACCCAGGGCACCGTCAAATGGTTCAACGCCGAGAAGGGATTCGGCTTCATCACCGTCGCCGACGGCCAGGACGTCTTCGTCCACTACTCGAACATCGACATGTCGGGCTTCCGCGTGCTCGAAGAGGGTCAGACCGTGGAGTTCACGGTCGGCTCCGGCCAGAAAGGCCCTCAGGCGGAGTCGGTGCGCGTCGTCTGA
- a CDS encoding DMT family transporter: MTASRPPVWIGLGGAALIGILTAAQARINGQLGVRIGDGFAAAVISFGSGLIVVLVLSAALPQGRRGFAALVTGVRGRRLPIWMLCGGVAGALSVATQSLSVAIIGVALFTVGTVAGQTVSGLLLDRAGVGPAGIVAVTPARLLGGALAMLAAGVSLAGGVDAPPVLVVLPFLVGAGIAWQSAVNGRLRQRVGTPLTATLVNFIGGTAVLGVAELIHAAVAGAPTSYPADPWLYLGGVIGVAYIFLAAALVPFTGVLLLGLGTVVGQVVTSVLIDAIWPAAGGPALGVSLLMSTLAILSVVVAAVPWRGMPRPRR, translated from the coding sequence GTGACCGCATCCCGCCCGCCCGTCTGGATCGGCCTCGGCGGCGCCGCGCTCATCGGCATCCTCACCGCGGCGCAGGCCCGCATCAACGGCCAGCTCGGCGTCCGCATCGGCGACGGGTTCGCCGCGGCCGTGATCTCGTTCGGTTCCGGCCTGATCGTGGTCCTCGTGCTCTCGGCGGCGCTGCCGCAGGGGCGCAGAGGATTCGCCGCGCTGGTCACCGGAGTCCGCGGGCGCCGCCTCCCGATCTGGATGCTGTGCGGCGGCGTCGCCGGCGCGCTGTCGGTCGCGACCCAGTCGCTTTCCGTCGCCATCATCGGCGTCGCGCTGTTCACCGTGGGAACGGTCGCCGGGCAGACGGTGAGCGGCCTGCTGCTCGACCGCGCGGGCGTGGGTCCCGCCGGCATCGTCGCGGTGACGCCGGCGCGGCTCCTGGGCGGCGCCCTCGCGATGCTCGCCGCCGGCGTGTCGCTGGCCGGGGGCGTGGACGCGCCGCCCGTGCTCGTCGTGCTGCCGTTCCTCGTCGGGGCGGGCATCGCCTGGCAGTCTGCGGTCAACGGGCGGCTGCGTCAGCGTGTCGGCACACCGCTGACCGCGACGCTCGTCAACTTCATCGGCGGCACGGCGGTGCTCGGTGTCGCCGAGCTCATCCACGCGGCGGTCGCGGGCGCGCCGACGTCGTACCCGGCGGATCCGTGGCTGTACCTCGGCGGCGTGATCGGGGTGGCGTACATCTTCCTCGCCGCCGCCCTCGTGCCCTTCACGGGGGTGCTCCTGCTCGGCCTCGGCACCGTCGTGGGGCAGGTGGTCACGTCGGTCCTGATCGATGCGATCTGGCCCGCGGCGGGCGGGCCGGCGCTCGGGGTGTCGCTGCTGATGTCGACGCTCGCGATCCTATCGGTCGTCGTGGCGGCCGTGCCCTGGCGAGGGATGCCGCGGCCGCGGCGCTGA
- a CDS encoding DUF3263 domain-containing protein, with protein sequence MPLTDRDRAILEFEVEWRRHAGAKEEAIRAELGISPARYYQLLGRLIDTTEAQEHDPMLVKRLRRLREVRLHERAARAADAR encoded by the coding sequence GTGCCTCTGACCGACCGCGACCGCGCCATCCTCGAATTCGAGGTCGAATGGCGCCGGCACGCGGGAGCCAAGGAGGAGGCGATCCGCGCCGAGCTGGGGATCTCGCCGGCACGGTACTACCAACTCCTCGGGCGGCTCATCGACACGACCGAGGCGCAGGAGCACGATCCGATGCTCGTCAAGCGGCTGCGCCGGCTGCGTGAGGTCCGCCTCCACGAGCGCGCCGCCCGCGCCGCCGACGCGCGCTGA
- a CDS encoding response regulator transcription factor: MTAPRILVVDDEPNIRDLLITSLRFAGFQVRAVSNGAQTISAVLEEEPDLIILDVMLPDMNGFSVTKRLRGAGYTAPILFLTAKDETEDKITGLNAGGDDYVTKPFSLDEIVARIQAILRRTMQADEESVIRAGEITMDQDTHDVQVGEASIDLSPTEFKLLRYLMLNPNRVLSKAQILDHVWEYDFNGDAGIVESYISYLRRKIDPHSSEPLIQTKRGFGYMLKAGKTA; this comes from the coding sequence ATGACCGCACCGCGCATCCTCGTCGTGGACGACGAACCGAACATTCGCGATCTGCTGATCACGAGCCTGCGATTCGCCGGATTCCAGGTACGGGCCGTCTCCAACGGCGCTCAGACGATCTCGGCCGTCCTCGAAGAGGAACCGGACCTCATCATCCTCGACGTGATGCTGCCCGACATGAACGGGTTCAGCGTCACCAAGCGCCTCCGCGGCGCCGGCTACACGGCGCCCATCCTCTTCCTGACCGCGAAGGACGAGACCGAGGACAAGATCACCGGCCTCAACGCCGGCGGTGACGACTACGTCACCAAGCCCTTCAGCCTCGACGAGATCGTGGCCCGCATCCAGGCGATCCTGCGCCGCACGATGCAGGCGGACGAGGAGTCCGTGATCCGCGCGGGCGAGATCACGATGGACCAGGACACGCACGACGTGCAGGTCGGCGAGGCCTCCATCGACCTCAGCCCCACCGAGTTCAAGCTGCTGCGCTACCTCATGCTCAACCCCAACCGCGTGCTGTCGAAGGCGCAGATCCTGGACCACGTCTGGGAGTACGACTTCAACGGCGACGCCGGCATCGTCGAGAGCTACATCTCGTACCTCCGCCGCAAGATCGATCCGCACTCGTCGGAGCCGCTCATCCAGACCAAGCGCGGCTTCGGCTACATGCTGAAGGCCGGCAAGACCGCCTAG
- the groL gene encoding chaperonin GroEL (60 kDa chaperone family; promotes refolding of misfolded polypeptides especially under stressful conditions; forms two stacked rings of heptamers to form a barrel-shaped 14mer; ends can be capped by GroES; misfolded proteins enter the barrel where they are refolded when GroES binds): protein MAKIIAFDEEARRGLERGLNILADAVKVTLGPRGRNVVLEKKWGAPTITNDGVSIAKEIELDDPYEKIGAELVKEVAKKTDDVAGDGTTTATVLAQALVREGLRNVAAGADPISLKKGIEKAVAAITAELLESAKEVESKEQIAATASISAADPEIGALIAEAIDKVGKEGVVTVEESQTFGTELELTEGMRFDKGYINPYFVTDPERQEAVFEDPYILIANQKISNIKDLLPVVDKVIQDGKELVIIAEDVEGEALATLVLNKIRGIFKSVAVKAPGFGDRRKAQLQDIAILTGGQVITEEVGLKLENATLDLLGRARKVIVTKDETTIIEGAGDPGQLEGRVTQIRREIENTDSDYDREKLQERLAKLAGGVAVIKAGAATEVELKERKHRIEDAVRNAKAAVEEGIVPGGGVALIQSGRKALDALELTGDEATGANIVRVAIEAPLKQIALNAGLEPGVVANKVSELPAGHGLNAATGEYGDLFAQGIIDPAKVTRSALQNAASIAGLFLTTEAVVADKPEKVSAPAGDPTGGMDF, encoded by the coding sequence ATGGCAAAGATCATCGCTTTCGACGAGGAGGCCCGCCGCGGCCTCGAGCGCGGCCTCAACATCCTGGCCGACGCCGTCAAGGTGACGCTCGGCCCGCGCGGTCGCAACGTCGTGCTCGAGAAGAAGTGGGGCGCACCCACGATCACGAACGACGGTGTCTCCATCGCCAAGGAGATCGAGCTGGACGACCCGTACGAGAAGATCGGTGCGGAGCTCGTCAAGGAGGTCGCCAAGAAGACCGACGACGTCGCCGGTGACGGCACGACCACCGCGACCGTTCTCGCCCAGGCGCTCGTGCGCGAGGGCCTGCGCAACGTCGCAGCCGGCGCCGACCCCATCTCGCTCAAGAAGGGCATCGAGAAGGCCGTCGCCGCCATCACCGCCGAGCTGCTCGAGTCCGCCAAGGAGGTCGAGTCCAAGGAGCAGATCGCTGCCACGGCATCGATCTCGGCCGCTGACCCGGAGATCGGCGCGCTGATCGCCGAGGCCATCGACAAGGTGGGCAAGGAAGGCGTCGTCACCGTCGAGGAGTCGCAGACGTTCGGCACCGAGCTCGAGCTCACCGAGGGCATGCGGTTCGACAAGGGCTACATCAACCCCTACTTCGTCACGGACCCGGAGCGCCAGGAGGCGGTCTTCGAGGACCCGTACATCCTCATCGCGAACCAGAAGATCTCGAACATCAAGGACCTTCTGCCCGTCGTCGACAAGGTGATCCAGGACGGCAAGGAGCTCGTCATCATCGCCGAGGACGTCGAGGGTGAGGCTCTCGCGACCCTCGTGCTCAACAAGATCCGCGGCATCTTCAAGTCGGTCGCCGTCAAGGCTCCCGGCTTCGGCGACCGTCGCAAGGCGCAGCTGCAGGACATCGCGATCCTCACCGGCGGCCAGGTCATCACCGAGGAGGTCGGTCTCAAGCTCGAGAACGCCACCCTCGACCTGCTCGGCCGTGCGCGCAAGGTCATCGTCACCAAGGACGAGACCACGATCATCGAGGGTGCCGGCGACCCCGGACAGCTCGAAGGTCGCGTCACGCAGATCCGTCGCGAGATCGAGAACACCGACAGCGACTACGACCGCGAGAAGCTTCAGGAGCGCCTCGCCAAGCTCGCGGGTGGCGTCGCCGTCATCAAGGCGGGCGCGGCCACCGAGGTCGAGCTCAAGGAGCGCAAGCACCGCATCGAGGACGCCGTTCGCAACGCGAAGGCGGCCGTCGAGGAGGGCATCGTCCCCGGTGGTGGTGTCGCCCTCATCCAGTCCGGCCGGAAGGCGCTCGACGCCCTCGAGCTGACCGGTGACGAGGCGACCGGTGCCAACATCGTGCGTGTCGCGATCGAGGCCCCGCTGAAGCAGATCGCCCTCAACGCCGGTCTCGAGCCGGGCGTCGTGGCGAACAAGGTGTCGGAGCTCCCCGCGGGCCACGGCCTCAACGCCGCCACGGGCGAGTACGGTGACCTGTTCGCACAGGGCATCATCGACCCCGCCAAGGTGACCCGTTCGGCGCTGCAGAACGCTGCGTCGATCGCCGGCCTCTTCCTCACGACCGAGGCCGTCGTCGCCGACAAGCCGGAGAAGGTCTCGGCTCCGGCCGGCGACCCGACCGGCGGCATGGACTTCTGA
- a CDS encoding nitroreductase family protein, with protein sequence MPGALEAALARRSWSKVTDEAPTHAELLQFVAAAGRVADHSSLRPWRLIELRGEDRERLGRAINKGQGDKGVSSKPLRAPLLVAVVASYHKSHKVPRWEQEAVASGVAHMLSLLLDEAGWGVFWRTGHYTRAKAVAKAHGLKKNEELLGWLYVGGKPPRSRPERRKAVDARAFVTRMP encoded by the coding sequence ATGCCCGGAGCACTGGAGGCTGCCCTCGCGCGCCGTTCGTGGTCGAAGGTGACCGACGAGGCGCCGACCCACGCCGAACTGCTGCAGTTCGTGGCGGCCGCGGGCCGAGTCGCCGACCACTCGTCGCTGCGGCCGTGGCGGCTCATCGAGCTGCGCGGCGAGGACCGCGAGCGACTCGGCCGCGCGATCAACAAGGGGCAGGGAGACAAGGGCGTCTCGTCGAAGCCGCTGCGCGCACCGCTGCTCGTCGCGGTGGTGGCGAGCTACCACAAGAGCCACAAGGTGCCGCGCTGGGAGCAGGAGGCCGTGGCCTCGGGCGTCGCGCACATGCTGAGCCTGCTGCTCGACGAGGCCGGCTGGGGCGTCTTCTGGCGCACCGGCCACTACACGCGTGCGAAGGCCGTCGCGAAGGCCCACGGTCTCAAGAAGAACGAGGAGCTGCTCGGCTGGCTCTACGTCGGCGGCAAGCCGCCGCGCTCCCGGCCGGAACGGCGCAAGGCCGTCGACGCCCGCGCGTTCGTCACCCGCATGCCCTGA
- a CDS encoding CoA ester lyase: MSADPYGNGAEVLDPEEDLRTLISTRPGPHRAVDPSIARSWLLVPGTRPDSFHDMAASRADAVVLDIEDAVDPSNKSQARQDVVDWLTAGGRAWVRVNDAASPFWADDLAALVGAPGLLGIMLAKTESPDQVTSSFDRLRASVPVVALIESALGVEDAAHIARARGAFRLAFGSGDFRRDTGMSADAEAMAYPRARLVVASRVGDLPGPIDGPTVGNSMPTLREHSAITVSMGMTGKLCLAAEQAPVINEVICPTPSEVEWALDFLADFEGRGRVIRDGSDLPRLGRAQKIEKLAMAFGVHPTS; encoded by the coding sequence ATGTCGGCAGATCCCTATGGCAACGGTGCAGAGGTGCTCGATCCCGAGGAGGATCTGCGCACCCTGATCTCGACCCGTCCGGGGCCCCATCGCGCCGTAGACCCGTCGATCGCCCGCTCCTGGCTGCTCGTGCCCGGAACGCGCCCCGACTCGTTCCACGACATGGCGGCCTCGCGTGCCGACGCAGTGGTCCTCGACATCGAGGACGCGGTCGATCCGAGCAACAAGTCGCAGGCCCGTCAGGACGTGGTCGACTGGCTTACCGCCGGCGGCCGCGCGTGGGTGCGAGTGAACGACGCGGCGAGCCCCTTCTGGGCCGACGATCTGGCTGCGCTCGTCGGCGCGCCCGGGCTGCTGGGCATCATGCTCGCCAAGACCGAGTCGCCCGACCAGGTCACAAGCTCGTTCGACCGCCTGCGCGCCAGCGTGCCCGTGGTGGCGCTGATCGAGTCAGCACTGGGCGTGGAGGATGCCGCGCACATCGCCCGCGCGCGCGGCGCGTTCCGGCTCGCGTTCGGCAGCGGAGACTTCCGGCGCGACACCGGCATGAGCGCGGATGCCGAGGCCATGGCCTACCCGCGCGCCCGCCTGGTCGTCGCCAGTCGCGTGGGAGACCTTCCCGGCCCCATCGACGGCCCCACCGTCGGCAACAGCATGCCGACGCTGCGCGAGCACTCCGCGATCACCGTCTCGATGGGCATGACCGGCAAGCTGTGCCTGGCCGCCGAGCAGGCGCCCGTCATCAACGAGGTGATCTGCCCGACCCCGAGCGAGGTGGAGTGGGCACTGGACTTCCTGGCCGACTTCGAGGGCCGGGGCCGCGTCATCCGCGACGGCAGCGACTTGCCTCGCCTGGGCCGGGCGCAGAAGATCGAGAAGCTTGCGATGGCGTTCGGCGTCCACCCGACGTCGTGA
- a CDS encoding DUF2332 domain-containing protein: MIQDPDAETAAVVERYARFARDEAPGRSELYAGWAGGVAADPEVAAILARIPATRRQPPLVFAVTRMLGAPEADFAAWAAWLRAHADQTVAEASVRRLQTNEPMRCAVLLPALATILGPIALLEVGASAGLCLYPDRYSYRYRSGGGVVALDPAGGQSTVVLECEITGDPPLRMPELVWRGGIDLDPLDAADAGDRRFLTSLVWPGEAGRADRIAAALDIAAADPPLLRAGDASDPDVLHAAAGAAPAGATLVVTTPGVLPHIPRAGRERLIEAVRRLDAVWITIDPPALHEGWRSPVDPDAWGGFVLGRDGEALAAVDPLGSFVHWRAWRTGETDAAG; encoded by the coding sequence ATGATCCAGGACCCGGATGCCGAGACCGCGGCGGTCGTGGAGCGGTACGCGCGCTTCGCCCGCGACGAGGCCCCCGGGCGCTCGGAGCTCTACGCGGGCTGGGCCGGCGGTGTGGCCGCCGACCCGGAGGTCGCCGCGATCCTCGCGCGCATCCCGGCCACGCGCCGGCAGCCGCCGCTCGTCTTCGCGGTCACGCGCATGCTCGGCGCGCCCGAGGCGGACTTCGCGGCGTGGGCCGCGTGGCTGCGAGCTCACGCCGACCAGACCGTGGCCGAGGCATCCGTGCGGCGCCTGCAGACCAACGAGCCGATGCGGTGTGCCGTCCTGCTCCCCGCGCTGGCGACGATCCTCGGGCCGATCGCGCTGCTGGAGGTCGGCGCGAGCGCGGGACTGTGCCTCTATCCGGACCGCTACTCGTACCGCTACCGCAGCGGTGGCGGCGTCGTGGCGCTGGATCCTGCCGGCGGTCAATCGACGGTGGTGCTGGAATGCGAGATCACCGGCGATCCGCCCCTGCGCATGCCGGAGCTGGTGTGGCGCGGCGGGATCGACCTCGATCCGCTAGACGCCGCCGACGCCGGCGATCGCCGTTTCCTCACGAGCCTCGTGTGGCCGGGAGAGGCCGGGCGAGCCGACCGCATCGCCGCAGCCCTCGACATCGCCGCGGCGGACCCACCACTGCTGCGGGCGGGTGACGCGTCCGACCCGGACGTGCTGCACGCCGCCGCCGGGGCCGCGCCGGCCGGCGCGACGCTCGTCGTGACGACCCCGGGCGTGCTCCCGCACATCCCGCGTGCCGGACGCGAGCGCCTCATCGAGGCCGTGCGGCGACTGGACGCGGTGTGGATCACGATCGATCCGCCGGCCCTGCACGAGGGGTGGCGGTCGCCCGTGGACCCCGACGCGTGGGGCGGCTTCGTGCTCGGCCGCGACGGCGAGGCGCTCGCCGCGGTGGATCCGCTCGGCTCGTTCGTGCACTGGCGCGCGTGGCGCACCGGAGAGACGGATGCCGCGGGCTAG
- the msrB gene encoding peptide-methionine (R)-S-oxide reductase MsrB has translation MNYAVDKSDAQWREDLTAEQYAVLREAGTERPWTGELLDEGRAGLYTCAACGAELFQSGTKFDSHCGWPSFYESIRPDAVELIEDSSHGMVRTEVRCANCGSHLGHVFPDGFGTPTGDRYCMNSISLQFTPGDDAGTV, from the coding sequence ATGAACTACGCCGTCGACAAGAGCGACGCCCAGTGGCGCGAAGACCTGACCGCCGAGCAGTACGCGGTCCTGCGCGAAGCCGGCACCGAGCGGCCGTGGACCGGTGAGCTGCTCGACGAGGGCCGCGCCGGCCTGTACACGTGCGCGGCGTGCGGCGCCGAGCTGTTCCAGAGCGGCACGAAGTTCGACTCGCACTGCGGGTGGCCGAGCTTCTACGAGTCGATCCGTCCCGACGCGGTCGAACTGATCGAGGACAGCAGTCACGGGATGGTGCGCACCGAAGTGCGCTGCGCGAACTGCGGCTCGCACCTCGGCCACGTGTTCCCCGACGGCTTCGGCACCCCGACGGGCGACCGCTACTGCATGAACTCGATCTCGCTGCAGTTCACGCCGGGCGACGACGCCGGGACCGTCTGA